The Nymphaea colorata isolate Beijing-Zhang1983 chromosome 11, ASM883128v2, whole genome shotgun sequence genome includes the window TATCCCATCGTCCCCGGGTATGGCTTACCAGGATCTCTGAGAATTCTGCAGTAGTTGTTTTCGCAGTGTCAGTGAGGGTGTGAATTTTTCTGCAGGCACGAGATCATAGGTACTGTGACGGAGGTGGGCGCCAACGTCACCGATCTCAAGGTCGGCGACATCGCCGGCGTCGGCTGCCTCGTGGGAGCATGCCACTCCTGCGAGAGCTGCGAGGCTGACCTGGAGAACTACTGCCCCAGGCTGGTCTTCAGCTACAACTCCATCGACCACGACGGCAACGTCACCTACGGCGGGTACTCCGACCGGATCGTGGTGCCCAGCCGGTACGCCGTCCGGGTGCCCGAGGGGCTTCCGCTCGCTGCTGCAGCGCCGCTGCTCTGCGCGGGAATCACGGTGTACAGTCCCATGAAATTCCACAGGATGACGGAGCCCGGGCAGCACGTCGGGGTGGTGGGGCTCGGGGGCCTGGGCCATATAGCGGTAAAGATGGCTAAGGCCTTCGGTATCAGGGTCACCGTGGTCAGCACGTCGCCGGCCAAGGAGAAGGAGGCGATCCAGGGGCTCGGTGCGGACGCCTTCCTGGTCAGCCGGGATCCGGAGAAGATGAAGGTAAGCAACTAATGAGCGTGTGGCTCAACCATTAACATGGACGAGCATCGGTTGGAAGCTGCTTCGCTTCAGCCATTTCTGCTTGCTTGGCTTATAAGAATTTCTTGTCCTCCGGTTCATCTTCAGGCTGCTGCTAACACTATGGACTACATCATCGACACTGTTTCCGCAGCACACCCGTTGGACCCATTGATGGCCCTTCTCAAGCGCGACGGGAAGCTCATCATGGTGGGGGCGCCAGACAAACCTCTAACCGTCCACGCTTTTCCTCTAATTTTCGGTGCGTAAAAAATGACCAAGCTTTTGCGACCTAACTGCGCGGCACACCGCCAATCATAGCCGTCTTTACTTCACAGAAGTGCAGAACCTTCGATTCGATACTTGGTAGTTCTTGATTTCGAAGAACTTTCTTCTGTAAAACGTGATCATGCGCCATGGTCCTGCTCAAAACTAATGTCCTTTTCCTGCTGCTAATTCAGATTGGTATTTTTACCGGATCGTTCTCGTTTTGGCTGAACAATTTTTGGTGTTGATCAGGGAGGAAGGCCATAGCCGGAAGCATGATTGGGGGGATGAAGGAGACGCAGGAGATGATGGATTTCTGTGGCAAGCACAACATTACTGCAGATGTGGAGGTCATCAACATGGATTACGTTAACACCGCCATGGATCGGATTGCCAAATCGGATGTCAAGTACCGGTTCGTCATAGACGTGGCGAACTCGCTTTCAAAATAGAGATTGTTCCCATGGCGCATTCGCTAGAGGAGCTGCTTCTCCTCCGTTCCTAGCCATGTAATGTTGTTTACTGTCGTCATATCGTGTGCTTGTTTTAGCTATTGGTATATACTGATGATAAGATGCGTTGGAAGATTTACGTGGTTTTGTTCCATAAGTTGTGATTGCTTTGTTGAAAATGGTAAGATGGTTCATTTCTATTCGAATTACGAATGCATCTGCGCGCAGAAACATCTGCTTTGATGAAAATGGTAAGATGGTTCATTTCCTACCGTATGTTACTTACTCTTGCCAAACGGGCTCCTAAAGTTTCAAAAgactaggattttttttttatttttgagaacaAGTCTTGGCTATGAAACATGATTGTTAACAAATCTTGAcagttttggttattttttattgttccaaGCAACTTGAGACTTGTCGCCCCTTGTTGATGATGGTcccaggggtggagccaagattttttttagggttgggTCAAGACAATTTGTGGGTTGGGTCAGGGTCGAGTCAAGAAAAGTGATGAGGAGCGATTGGTCggaccaaattaaaaaaatttgattttttcaatgtaaaaagaaaaaaaattcttggctgGTCCTAACGCATCTAACCATATCGAAATCGAAATGCACTAGTCACACGTCAAGACAGTTGAAAAGTTAATCCTTTATCAAAAGTGTGGGGATAAAATTGGTCGGCCGGAAACGTTTTGTAGCCGCCGACCCCATCCTACAGCCAATATGGAATCAATGCAAGCAAAGAAAAAGCTGAATTGACATATAAAACGTCGATTGGATACACCAAATTTACAGTCTATCTATCTCGTGTTGAGGACCAAGTAAATCACAGAAGGATTTGTAGCCTCTTAGACCCAATTACAACTCGAGAAAGATGAACTTTTTAAGCCTTTTTggtgttatttatatatatgaaaacgaCTGTTGCTAGTGCGTGACAAAATCTTGTTATGGTCACTGTATGTGTTCATAGTTCCACCAATACTTATAtccatataaatataattgCTGTTTATTCCACCAATACTTATGtccatataaatataattgCTGTTTAGCATTTGATAATCAATTCAAGACTGGGAAAGCTTTAGGTTATTATTTGTggcttttttcttccttttatcacttatatacttttttttgttccacAATGACAATCATCTTTTTCTGTTGCGTTGTCTAAGTGTTAAAATCCGGGTTGTGAACTTGGCAGAACTTATTTGTTGAATGTTAGAAGTTATATGCCAACTTAGCAAGAATGAGAGAGAGGTATAGATTCTCTCTAATTCATTGGCAAATTTGgtattttaaatgcaaaaacaaagacaaagatCACTGCTATGAATTTATACCAGTGCAATAGTTCTTTTCTGATTGGGGAAATTGAGGTTCTCATTGCGAGTTTAAGTTGCATGAGCCGTTAGGTGCACGCAACAAACATACACCACAAGCAAAAGGGAGATATTTTTTTGAAGGCATTTTTGTCAGTCACTAACCATACTGACACACTAAATTTCATGCACTAGTACACCATGTAATATAGCTAACTTAGTACCACAAGTAATGGCATCCATTGACTAGCAGTTTGGGTGCAGCACATTGCCAGCAAGGTTattgacaatttttttgttatagtGAATTGGAAAGTACGTAGATCTGAGTTATTAGGGGACCTTAGACTTCTCTATACCGGTGAAACCTACGCCTGCTGTAGGTCCTACCACCAATGACATTAGTTTGGCTACTAGGTCTCAGGCTATTGCCAGTTTATTGGCCATAGCAAAGAGTTACCTTTTTGTTGCTAGTGCATTCGAAAGCATATCGATCCTCTCTTTGTGATCGCGACACTTATGGCTTGATTAATATGAACATATGTGGTATGAATCAAGAGATTTTTGTGCCAAACATGTGAAAAGAATTGAGTACATGTAAGTAAGTATGAGAGCATGATCAATATTTGGGTGTGTGAGAAGCAATTTTTATCGTGTatgagaaaataattttttttttccatgttttcaattttgccTCTTTAAAGAGGAGAGCAGTTAGTAGTAAAAAAGCCAGCTCCTAATTGCCAATCACAATTATGCAGCCAGATTTTCCTCATTCATGGAAAACATGTGcccaatgttgttaaatgcgATGAGGCGAGGCGAAGGGAAACAAGCGATGTGGAAGCATTATGACCAAAATTCTCAATCATatgtatttataaaaataataaaaaaaaaattattggattATAAATGTTATGCACATCACGCTTTCATTTCAAAAGCCAAAATGTGATCATGTCAAATATTCCATTTGGATATAAAAATAATGTACATAAATACAACATGTTtactaaaaacaaaaactttatttttttgaatcatGTGTTTAGTGAACAcaaatgttcattttctatcAATGCTGTCTTTGGATTCTTTAATTTGCAACCATAGGGTTAGGCATTTCCGCTTCAAACCTGCTGGAGGATCCCTCCAAAGTTTTATTAAAAGAGCCAAAAACACTATGAACAAGTGtagaaaaaagaatagcagCACATGAAgagcaagaaacagaaaaccACTGCTAGTCAGCCCTGAGAGAGTGCTCAGGTCAGGAGTCTGGATTGTGTTCTTCCTGATATGCATCAGATAGAGTTAGGCAGTCGATAGTAAACTTTTGCAAAATTAAGTTAGGATACACATTTTTAGAAGTCTAACTCATGAAAACGAACTTTGAATTAAACAATTAAGATTTGGTGGTGATTAGAAATAGTGTTGACCTTGTTTCCAGTTAAAAAATTCCAGCATCAACCCATCAATGTGGCATTCAAGAGACTATAAAGGATGGATAAATTTCCTCCAGTAAAAGTTGAACTCATCTGTTGGGGATACTCGACTTTTTCTCTCACTCATGCAGgtaaaaaatcattttactCCGTAGCAGTCATTGTAAGGTTAGGTCTTTGAGCCGAAGCAGTCAAAAAGGTGAATTGATCTGAATTGGCAAGAATAGTAAAATTGgctatataaaattattaaaatttattaaactATTTAACAAAATAGTTGAAAGTCTGAAAGTTGAGACATAGCACCTTGAATCTGCCATGGGATTGAATCGATTTTCTATAGTGAGGGAGACACTCATAGTATTGATAAGAGATGAACGGGTTATTTTGAGAACAAGACCGGAAGCTTGAGAATTGCACAAGGGGGTAAGGAAGAGAGAGTTTAAgtcaaacacataaaaaatacaTGTGTGAGTGCCAAAGGTAGAGAAATGGCTGCCGGAGTGTTagtcggagagagagaggagtgccGGAGAGGTAGAGGGTCCACGGTGAGTTCGTGCGTTCGCCGGAGGGAACCCTTGGCTTTGAGACGATATTCTTTTTGACTTAGATATGAAAAGATTGAAACCTTTTTGTTTAATGTTGAAAGGAAGCTGGCGTTGCAAATGGGAAACGATGTTCTCAAAGGGAAAAAGATGTTTAATCCATGCGCATCAGGCGCCTCACGGCTTGTTTTTGGTAAGTTAATGAACCCAATAAACACGGGGACCATGGGCGGAGTCAAGGGAGGGTCcccacttgtttttttttttttttttaatttacatctaaatttaaaaaaaattatttgttttatataaaatttttaaaaataatatttcggtccatgtcaaaattctaaaaactttaatttgatctcctcatgaaaaatttctagctttgtCCCAACCGAAGCCTATATATAACGCATTTTGATGTACATGTATCAATAGTGTTTGCCTTGTGTGACTTTTCAAACTCAAATCTTTTGCCAAGATACATCATTTTGGGTGAGCTGCAGGGTACACTTTGAAAAAAGGGACAAATCTTTCCCTCTTTATTCGTCCTTATAGGGTTTACGGCATGTTTggttggaggaaaagaaaaggaaaagggagggattgctcgggaaagggagggattgaacaatctctcatttgtttggttggctaattagaaaggagagaaagaaaggaaaaaaaaacaaagtgtgTTTGGCTGCGagggaagggaaaagaaatgatagattagtgtaaatccaatccccTCAAATCGGATAGAttgagagggaaaggaaatgaaataaagatgaaaagttttttttgccCATAATACCCATGAGGACCCACgtctaaaagaaaaaactaaaaaaagattttagacttttcttttctttcctttcctttctatctaaacaacatttttaatcacttcttttctttcatttccatttcatttatttttctttcatttctctttccttttccttcctttctgtcatttcctttccttctctttccctccatccaaccaaacagggcgttagAGTTATGTTAGAACCAAGTGAACTTATAATTATTCCTTCAATTTAAAAACAATAGTCTTTGTCACCTTTGATAGTCCAGATAATAGCATCCACAATTACTCCCTTCAGTTGTTTAAAAGTAGCATCTGTCATTTTAACAAGTTCAGTCTAGAGAATAGCGTCCACAAAATCCAATTGATAGATAAAACTCTCACCAACTCAACCAGCGAGGAGTACCAACAACAAACATCTTTTTCACTATTCTTCTGGCCGTTGAGAGGTAGAGTTTCACTGTGGTTTTCAGGAAGAAGCAAAGTTTCCCGTGTTTAGTGGATTCCTTTTATTATGAACTTAATTTTACTTAAACGTGATCTCTTTCGTCATATCAAAGAAAGGAACTCTGAAATACTGATATCGTCACTCTATAAAAGTTCGTTCCTTGAACCAACTacatttgagagagagagatgaccagATCACCGGAAAATCAGCAGTACGCTCGAAAGGCGGTTCGACGGGCGACAGGGGACAGTTCCGGCagtctctctccctttttttatttttctcggaggtaaataaatcagaaaaattgaaatcagttggctatttttgaatgatttttttttttttttaaattttgtgatGCTGCATTTCATGGCTAAAAGCTGTGACGAATCAACTGCTGTCCCAACATGCACTATTTACAACGATTTTTAATgttacaaaatacaaaaaaaaccaCCTAACCATAGAGATTCGCCTTAATTCTTCAAATAAATCATACCTTTTTATTCGTGTATAGGCTATCTTTAAATTGTCGTCCACATTATCTGGCCGTCGATCGGGTAGATGTGATATCGACTTAATTTTTAACGTTTTGAAGCCGTTTTTCACGAACTTGACTAGAGACTCTACACGTTACATAATGTGGAATTCCATTAAATCACGAAAATATGTATTGAATCGAATTTtatgacagattttttttttttaattttagcacTCTACACATTATGACTACATTTAtgcatttaaaaatttatccaATATTCTTAGGAAAGATCACCGTTATAGGAGGATTCTCTTCCAGCTGTTCGCACCGGAAAGGACAACAAATATATCTGCTGAAACCGGTCGTCAATcggtaaaaaattatttggtaaATAATCTAAGTATTTAACTGCTAATTTCTTACTTTTTGTGACATTTGGTTGCTTGCTTTCGGGCTACgcatatttttttccttcttttaatgGTGTCTTTAAAGGGAAAAATCATGATTCAATTTCTGTAGGTGGAAAAAATTAGCTTCGTTTTGAGACACTTTCTGTTGTATCGCATTTGATGGATTTTTAGTGTTTCATTTCTTCCATTTATGTTACTTCATTAAGTATCGTAcagctatttctttttcttactttctCCTTGCTGTGCGCTGACAGATTAGTTGAAACTCGCGCCATCCGTGCTTTGACTTGTAGGTAGAGAAAAGGGAGGAAGCAGGGGAACTCCGAATTGTTTTGACTCAGAGCAAGACCTCAAATCATCCCAATGCCGCAAGGATTGGGTTGCTGAAGAATGGTAGTTTGATGCCTATCAATCATTTCCTCTTCGAAGGATCCACGGGGTCTCGAAGGCCCTTCGTGGAATTCGGCTGCGGATTCGAGTTGTAGAAGTAGGGATTGAAGTGTGGAGGTGAAGACATGGAGTTTGACGGAGATTCTGCTGAAGAAAATGGGGATGGAGTTGCTGCATTGCGTAAGGAGACGAAGGAAAACTGCGATGGTTGTTCCGCAATCGGGGCCGAATTTGCTCCCGATCGAGAGTTTGCACGACAGAATGGAGTGGAGGGCGATCCTTCGTTTGTCTCTTCAAGTGAAGTCGAGAAATTAGCAGGAATAGGCTCATGGCTCCCGAGTAAGTTCTTACCCTTTTTCAGTTAACTGCATGCATTTATAACGAGAGTCAGAGGTGAGCGGGAAAGATAAGTGCATGATGGGGGTTCAAGAATTTGAGGCTAGTTTCTGTTAGTAGCGGACTAACGTCTAAAAGTAACTACCAGCAAGCTGAATTATAATTGGTGCAAGTTGAAGATGAAGTAatacttttctcctttcttctaaAACTTATAGAGGTGAAGAGCGGCACGAGAAAATCGTTACTAACACTTTCATGCGCAGTGACATCAATGGAAACTGTTTTGTCCCTGAATAATATTCACCGCTATTTTCTTTCAGGTCTTGAGAACTGCAGAATTGCTCGACTCAGCTTCAACGCTTATAAGAAGCTGCCTTATGGTGGTCATAGCTTCTCCATATGCCGGTCGAAGTCCGAAATAGAGGAAAGtcgaaattttgaattgagattGGACAAACTATTGGAGACCGAAAAGGTgcgtttgctctctctctcgtcGCAAATCCTGCTAATAATCCAACGCTTTTCTTCGTAGTCGTGGTGCTATTGTTATTATATGATAGATATGGTCCTAGAACGAGTTCTCAAATGTTAAGCTGAAAACGTCTTGTTGATCTCTGGTCTTCCAAAAACGAACTCCCAAAAGTAATAGAAGAAACAAATAACTGCGATCCTGTAATTTTCTTATGTTCCTTCCCGTTCAAGCATTACCAATTTGAAATGGGGCGGTACCTTACCTACCATATTTGGGTGAGGGCACCAAATAACTATGGGCATTCATGCCACTAATGGAATGCTCCTACCTTCTTAATTTAGTAATTCAGCAAATATCATGCTTCCAGCAATCAGCAACCTATGTTCCTTCTGATGTGCTCTGAAACAAATACTTATATTGGGTTGTTGAGGCTTCAAAAGTGCATTGTCGTATTGGCATATATGGCTTCGCCGCTTCGGGTAATACATTGGTTGGTCGGGTAATACATTGGTTGGTGGCTTCGAGTTGAACCACCACTTCAAACAACAATATACGTCTCTGGTCGCCTTGGAAGCTTTTCTATCTAATAGTTAGCAAACTATTGTCTGATCGGCTATACATTTTTCTAGTAATACTGGTCAATGAGTCATGAACAATGTAGGTATGTATTTGGGTTCATGGCACAATTTTTGATGGCTTCATAACAAACTAAAAGAGAACCATCGATTGCTCCACACGAATGCAAAAGGTCCAAAATGTACTATATATATCAGTTCTGTCGTTCCCAATTTTACTAGTAAAAAATAAGCAATTTCAGCCAGACTTCCAATGAGTCAGTATATGAGTGATTGAGTGTCCATTGCATGCATTCATGTGTTTGCTTGCAGTAGCTACTAGCTGAACCCTGCCTTCTGTGGTTATCAGAACAAGATAATTGAGCTTGTCAAAGTCCAAAAGGATGGCACGGTGGAGGTTGATGTTACCAAAAATGAACCTATGGCTTCTGAATTACTAGAGTTTGATGCTGCTGATACACAACACATTGGTGTTGGAGAGGGAGCAATTGAATTCCATAAGTCAATTCCACGGCTCAAGATTGCAATGCTAGTTGTTGGAACCAGAGGAGATGTGCAGCCGTTTATTGCTATTGCTAGGCGTCTTCAGGTCCATCTATCCCTACTTGATTTCCTGGCCCTTTTtgttggtgtggatgtgtctaTAACAGAATAATACTTCATCTGTTCTTGAAGTTCATTTACTTGTTAATAGCTTCATGTTTTACAAGTCACTTACAGTTGATAGACATTCCTCTTACAGATCTTCATGCAAAGTGTTTTTAAGCTTCTCATCACGAGGATATGAATTAATTTACTGTGAAACTGCCTTAATTGTCTTAAGCACATGACTACCAGTATGCAAAAGAACACACAGCTCCTATAAGAATCAACTACAAATATATTCCTCAAACCTCTTAGTAGAGCTTCTTATTCAAACATTTATGCCACATTGTTATACGAGTCAAAGAAAGTTGGTtgtcatattatatatgtgCCTTATCTTACTTGTAGGGAAAACTATATTTGCAAACTATCATGCTAAGAAAATCATACAATTGTATttaatatttggaaaaaaaaaaagaaggcgcatttccagaaaaaatatcatacttaacaacaaaaggaaaaagtgacATGCTAGAATGTATGCAGAACAAGTTGCAGAAGTAATAGAACGTGGCTGATCTCTATTAATCTTAAGCACAAATAACTCCTGAAAACACTCATTATATCCACCACTAGCAACAAACAACAAATTCTTAAGTTAATTACCTCCTTTGTATTGTTTAGGTATTCAGCATTGCATTACTTCCACAGATTTCATCACCTTGAAGTTTTGCACCACTTTCCATTAACTTGTAGGTTTAGTCCTCGCCTCTTATAACATAATCATCAGATGAAGGCTTCAGATCAAGACCTTCAAGGTTTCACCTATATTATGCTGATTTGGACCTGATATAGTCGTTCAATATTGATGGTCTACATTTTCTTCTTGCCAACTCAAAGTGTAAGCATGTGGCCTACCCTATCCATTTTTATGCTTGTCGGAAGTACAAACTTTAAATGGtgacttcttttttcttatccaaaaaacttgtatttttttccaaaagcgTTTTTCTGATCAGAGTGCAACATGCCTGAGAAAAGAAATTGCTATTTACTTTTAGATCCATCTGACTaaatatttcatcttttttttttcaaaagtaacTGTTTCATCCACCTTAAAGATTATCATTCGTTTGCAATATTTTTTCCATGATATTGCACTAACTTACAAGACTTACTGCAGGATTTTGGTCACAAGGTCAGGTTAGCAACTCATGCTAACTTTAAAGCATTTGTGGAATCAGCTGACATTGATTTTTATCCCTTGGGTGGTGATGCACGAGTGCTTGCAGGATGTAAGCAATCTTATGTACACTGGTGTTATAAAGAAAAGACAAACCCTCTGTCCTTTTCTTGTGGTTTTGGCAGTCTTATGGCTGGTTGAGTTTTAAATTGCTACCTGATTTTAATGTTACGAGTCTTACATATACAGATATGGCAAGAAATAAAGGCTTTTTGCCATCTGGACCAGCAGATATAGCACTTCAACGAAAGCAAATACGAGCTATTATTGATTCGCTTTTTCCAGCATGCACAGAGCCTGATCCTGATTCTGGCTCTCCTTTT containing:
- the LOC116264825 gene encoding probable mannitol dehydrogenase — encoded protein: MVVNVGPSHLSLFTFLEAAHLKKKESGLILKKGEKVEKLKINHKVQTERRKMVESREEEHPQSQKVFGWAARDSSGVLSPFNFSRRANLADDVTLKILYCGICHSDLHTTRNEWGNTIYPIVPGHEIIGTVTEVGANVTDLKVGDIAGVGCLVGACHSCESCEADLENYCPRLVFSYNSIDHDGNVTYGGYSDRIVVPSRYAVRVPEGLPLAAAAPLLCAGITVYSPMKFHRMTEPGQHVGVVGLGGLGHIAVKMAKAFGIRVTVVSTSPAKEKEAIQGLGADAFLVSRDPEKMKAAANTMDYIIDTVSAAHPLDPLMALLKRDGKLIMVGAPDKPLTVHAFPLIFGRKAIAGSMIGGMKETQEMMDFCGKHNITADVEVINMDYVNTAMDRIAKSDVKYRFVIDVANSLSK